In a genomic window of Phycisphaerae bacterium:
- the aroF gene encoding 3-deoxy-7-phosphoheptulonate synthase: protein MIIVVSPEATPDDIDVIVARIEETGRQAHLSVGTERAIIGVIGPDDPALQDAFESLPHVESVHRVTKPYKLVSREFHPNNTVVDVGRGVTVGGTELAVMAGPCSIENEEHIFESAKAVKAAGANMLRGGAYKPRSSPYAFRGLGEAGLEYLAAAGREMNLPVITELMTVRDIDSVARYADVIQIGARNMQNFILLDEVGKTKKPVMLKRALSGTIEEWLLAAEYIMAQGNPHVILCERGIRTFETAYRNTFDVNAIPLVKELSHLPIIADPSHGTGKLNLVTPVAMAGIAAGADGLMIEVHNNPEHALSDGAQSLTYERFTSMMRSVAGIASAVERTLPGVWASAAV, encoded by the coding sequence GTGATCATCGTAGTTTCCCCGGAGGCCACTCCGGATGACATTGACGTTATCGTCGCCCGGATCGAAGAGACCGGGCGGCAGGCACACCTTTCCGTGGGCACCGAACGGGCCATCATCGGCGTGATTGGGCCCGACGACCCGGCCTTGCAGGATGCGTTCGAAAGCCTGCCCCATGTCGAATCGGTCCATCGCGTCACCAAGCCCTACAAGCTGGTGAGCCGCGAATTCCACCCGAACAACACCGTGGTCGACGTGGGCCGGGGCGTAACGGTGGGCGGTACCGAACTGGCCGTGATGGCAGGCCCCTGTTCGATCGAGAATGAAGAGCACATCTTCGAATCCGCGAAGGCCGTGAAGGCGGCAGGCGCGAACATGCTGCGGGGCGGCGCCTACAAGCCGCGCAGCTCGCCATACGCCTTCCGCGGGCTCGGCGAAGCCGGTCTCGAATACCTCGCCGCAGCCGGCCGCGAGATGAACCTCCCGGTCATCACCGAACTCATGACCGTGCGCGACATCGACAGTGTTGCCCGCTACGCCGACGTCATCCAGATCGGCGCGCGCAACATGCAGAACTTCATCCTGCTGGATGAGGTTGGGAAGACGAAGAAACCGGTGATGTTGAAGCGCGCCCTCAGCGGCACGATTGAGGAGTGGCTGCTGGCCGCCGAGTACATCATGGCGCAGGGCAATCCGCACGTTATCCTCTGCGAACGCGGCATCCGAACCTTCGAAACCGCCTATCGGAACACTTTCGATGTAAACGCCATCCCGCTCGTGAAGGAGTTAAGCCATCTGCCGATCATCGCCGACCCGAGCCACGGCACCGGCAAGCTGAACCTTGTCACACCGGTTGCCATGGCGGGGATTGCCGCCGGAGCGGATGGATTGATGATCGAGGTTCATAACAATCCGGAGCACGCACTCTCCGATGGAGCTCAGTCGTTGACATATGAACGCTTCACTTCGATGATGCGGTCAGTCGCCGGTATCGCTTCCGCGGTCGAGCGGACGCTTCCAGGGGTCTGGGCGTCTGCAGCGGTCTGA